Genomic DNA from Xiphophorus couchianus chromosome 12, X_couchianus-1.0, whole genome shotgun sequence:
CCATAATGCATCAGCCTCCACCTCTGACAACCCAGCCCAGCTCTACCTGCAGCTGTTTCCCACTTCAATAAGTTTTAGGACGTCTTCTGTGCACTTGACTTCCTTCTCCTGGAGCCCCACCACCTGCACCTGTTGCTTCCCGTCCTCCAGCACCCTCAACTTAGCTTTACGATTCAGGAGGTCGAACACCTGGAGATACAAACGCAACTGTCAGCTTTGGGCAGTGCAGGACAGCGGACGGTCCAGCAAACCGTTAAACAGCTCTTACTTTTCCACTGTAGATTTCAAAAAAGGTTGCATAAACTTGTAGATCCAACTTCTTGTAGTTGGCTTTCTTCAGCATTTGGAAGACATCTCGGGCTGCGCAAAAGGAAACGCGACATTTAAATCCGTTCTTTGTCAAAACAATCCAAGTTTGTTCCATTCAATcgattaaaagattaaaacgAGTGCTTAAAGATGCCTCATGTTTACCTGCTAATGCGTAAATTCCTTTAGAGCAGTCTTGGTTCTTCCCAGAGAAGTCTCCTCCCATAGTCTAAAATACggtaaacattttaacaaatctCACTTAAATATCCCAACCAAGTCCTTCTAAACGTTTCAAACTCACGTGTGTTTTACCGCTGCCTGTCTGACCATAAGCAAAGCAGGTGGCCATGCCGCGCTCAAAAATGGTCTCCACTAAAGGTCTGGCAGTAAACCTTCAGGACGAGACGTCGTGGTGTACATCAGTGAAGACGAGCCGCTTTTAggacacacacaaccacacgaAAAGCTGGACGTCACACTTCTTCACAAACCTGTACACCATCTCATTGCTGGTGCTGTCGTCAAAGGCGTAGTCAAAGCGGAACGTCTGGTTCTCCAAGTAGCGAGTGAGGTCCACTTTCTGCTTGGGTTCATGAACCATCACCACGTCCTTACTGGGGATGGTGATCACGTCTAGATCCTTCATGGTCAGCTCTGGAAGCCAGCAGAAAGCAGCAACATGAACGGCGCCTTGCAGAAGTATCAACATCCATCAGAGATTCTCACTTCTACGGGTGTTTTGTTGGAATTAACACAAAATAGGGAATAATTGATAAGATGATAATggttttcacacacaaaaaaaatatatattaaaaatgagaaCATCCCAACACGGCTGCTAAGTCTATGGATTTAATTTGGATTCAGGAAGGGAAAAAGTTGCACTTcggtctcatctgaccacagCAACTTCTTCTTCCCACTTTTCCATAAAGATTTTATGAGTGGACAGCTAGTAGTTGTCCTGTCTGCAGATTTTATTGGATCAAACTCCAATAAAGTTCACTGAAGTTTGCAATGGTAATGTGGAAGAAATGGACTGGTTGGCTCTAAAATATGTCCTTACCTTTCTTGTTGAGTGGACGTTtcctcacacaaacacatattCTGTGCTCTTCGATCTACAAAGAGGAAcagataaagattttaaatgagtTATCAACAACCTGCaactttcaaacaaaaaagcagcagcagctctggcaTCTGCTCACCACATCAGCAGTGGTCAGGGGCCGGTAATCCAGGCTGGCCCGGAAATCTCGGATCATGTACATGATCTCATAGTTGGGGATGGTGGTATCCACCTCCTGGAAAACAACATGGAGatcaggaatttaaaaaaaagaactttataCATGAAATGTCCTTTTTCTCTGCAGGAAACAATGATTGAACGCTGCTGCACCTGAGCTCGTTTCTCTCTGAGCTCCTGCTGCTGAAGCCGGCGTCTTTCTCTCTTCTCCTGCAGTTTCTCCACCTCCTTCACGCAGTTCGACTTCCTTCTCGCTGCCATTGGgaaagaagaaacagcaacacCTCCGGTTTTAAAACGACGCATCAGTGCCTTGTTTATTTCACCACATGTTTCACACTGGTGGTATTCCCAAACCTAAGGGGAACACCCTACACAACAAAGCTGAAGAGTGGTAGTGCAGTGGCTGGCACACTGTGTTTCCACCATTAAACACTAGCTGCTTTCTCTTCATAGCCAACAAAAGACCTTTAGAGAGTCCAAAGCCTTCTCTTGTTATGTCTGCCTTTAATCTGTTCTATCAGGCACAAAAGAACTGGAAACAAGAATgtctcatttttattccattccTTTATTACTTCTGCTAAATACGATTATCTCAATAAACCAGAGACCAACCTGAGTGTTACCCAAAACGCCCATCACACCCGCTGATTAGTGTTGCTTCAACTCAATCAGAAAAGATTAGTAACAACTACAGGATACATGTTAGAGAAATGTGAGTAAAAAACACTtcagatttgacaaaaaaaaaaaaaagaagaaactgtttGTGATTATCCGGTTGGCTCAAGCATCCCACTGCAAAGCCTGACAAAACCCAGTGATACTGCGCTGGCCCCCTGCTGGCTCCAGTCCCACCAAACCTAGACTATCAGAGCAGGAGGATTAATAATCCGCTTTAATCTGTGAGAAGATGATGagctgggtcagaaccaggacaTAAAGTCGGAGAGGAGTGCAGCACCACGCATTGCCCAGTTATTCAGACCAATAGAAAAGAGGCTGATGGGTAAAGAAGCAAAACGAAGGAGGGGAGTCCAGTCTTCCTGAGTCCAAACAGTGAGCACGTTTCAGTGCTTTAAGATttagcaaaaacactaaatcttaaagctttttggtctagtttctactgcaaatatcttagtacactggaaataagacaaaagtaacttccAAGTatctttttagcaaaatataggagcttattttaagttcCATGACAGAATTGTCATGTTTCACAGGCAGATTATGTCACACATGACCAgtactttctcatcaatattaaggaattattgacctaaaacaaccTTGAcgaaaagttacttgtactatactaagatatttgcactagaaactagaccgaaaataattggtaaaattttgtgtttttgaagcatCTTCTCCATGCATgcatatgcgtgtgtgtgtgtgtggctgacTCAGCAGAAATCAGCGCAGGCAAACAGCAGCACTGATGTCCTCGTTTTGCTCCCTAATACCCAGAAAGCTTAACTGAGGCACGGATTGGGTGGTGCTGCTTCATCGCCGCACCACAGCGTAACTCGTTTAGGGCGCTCAGGTTCTAGTGGGAAAACTAACAGAATCACCATGAAGCACTGAGGGCCGGGGTGACAAGCAGGCGATACATACACAACTGTCCAAGCTCCTTTCTGGACATCAGTGACGATTCTGTGATAAATGTGATcgataaaatatgaaaaattaagCTTTGTCAAATAACCAGAAAATGTCTAAcgtttttgattaaataaaaaatataaatggatACAACACATTTCATTTGCAGAAGTGATTAAGTGCTTTtggcaaaatgagagaaaacaaaagaaaagcttaGCTATGCTGGGTTGAAAACCGTTTTGCTTTGTCCGTTTACCgttctgttgctgctgctgcgaCTGAAGCTGAGTGGGCTGCTGGACTGGAGGAGGTGGAGCCGGATCCGGCTGCTGAGGCTGTAGAGGTCTGGTCCGAGTCGGAATTGCTAAGAGCAAAAAGccacaaaataaatctatacATCTATGCATTTACATtccttgtgtaaaaaaaaattgttattcCAATCACTTGATTCAATCCAAAACTTATTatgtgactaaaaaaaaaaaaaaaagctacatctACACTTTCAAATGGTCTGAAATTGACAACATTTTGAGCTACGAGTTATACATGTATACAACATGTTAAAACTTTATTGTGACTccttaaaacacagtttgagaTGCTGTAAAGTATTTCCACTagttatatactgtatatatgaagTGTAACGGTCTGAAGCAAACCTCTGTTGTCCTTGGAAGGAGTTTCATTTTTAGTAGGTGCTATCGTCCGCCggttctgtaaaaaataaaataaataaattagatacTGGGAAATAATCCTCTGCTTTTATAatggaaatctgtttttgacCTCCAAGAGTCAGATTGGTTTAGAATACAGCATCTCTGCTCCTGACAGCATTTTCAgcatttcgttgtccttgtgacaatgacaataaagatttatcttatcttatctcttAAATGTTAAAGTCAGTAAAGAACTTGCATCTAATTCAGCTCTGGATGGATCTTCTGTATTAATTCTGATTTCAAAGAAACATCAATCTGATTCATTTAGCATTGTAACATAAAGGAGTATTTccaaaatgatccaaaacaagACTACACATAATTATCCAAATGATACTTGGTTATACACAAACAAGTGTTGTTAGGCCCTGCAACAGTGACCACAAAGCTGCAAAAAGAGTATTTTAACAGGAAATAAGAATATTTTGTACTAAagttgtctttttgtttgttatttggAGTTGGTGTTACAATATTTACCTTTGCAATTTTGCTGACTTTCACAGATGTGGGTGTGGGAGGGGGAGGAGTCTCTGGGCTGGGGGCAATCTCCTCATCTGGTGCTACGTCTGGATTAAGTGCAAAAATACTCTCCAAGTCGATCTAtagtacaaaaaaaacagtacatATTTAACCTAGACGAGCGCAtgccaattattttatttttttgacagtttacaataaaacattactttaatacaatacacataaaaacacaaaaatagaactaaaattaaaactaagCCAAATGTAAGAAATGGACCTCAGTGTGATTGTGTGAGTCGTGTcactagaaaaataaaacatctgatgtGTTTGGACACATTTCCACAGACATAACAAACCCTTCTCTTCACAGAACACACACATGAATACTAACATACTCAACTACTTTATTTGCATGGATTGATATAATTTAACTCTTTTTAAGAGttaaatgattatgaaaaagagagaaataaagaggaaaaacaaaagacaagcaCAATAAAAACGTTAGTTGTGAAATTACActtaaatgaacacatttttcaaagcaCTAGAAATGTTTTCACTGCGATAAACATCACAGGTACTTGACGAACAGAGAACAGCCCTCCAGTTAAAAATGATTgatctgtaatttaaaaataaaaacaggatttgcAGGTTTACATGTAGAAGGTGACGTCTGGTGGGATCTCAGGACATGCAAGAAAGTTGCATAATCCTGGCAGCACTGGAATGCCTCTGGATGCAATATTCATCGCAATGGAAAGTAACAACAGCaacatgctgctgctggggACCCGACTCTGAAAGGCAATAAATGGCTGGTAAAGTGGTACTTTTACCTCCTTCCCTTTTGTGTCCCCATTTTCTATCCATTCCACCGTGACGCTCTCATTGTCCTCATTCATAGACGTCACCATTGCCTGATGTATACGTCCTGgaaaaatgggaaagaaaataagaatcaTAAGACAAAGTCTGGCTTAAGGTTTAAGTTGGGTTAAAGGTAAAGCATTTACCTTTATTTCCTTTGGTGTCAAGTATCATTATAACTCTACACTAAGTTTAATTACCTCTGGACAGATATGCTTCTGCGAATTTTATTACCAGGAAAGTCAAAGTTACGGCCGGTGAAAATAACGACAGTGTGAAGTGAAACAAATTTCATCCTGAGACAAgtttaataattattcttaacCTAATAAAAGACAGACAGCGGAATGCGTTTTAGGCGCGGGCCGCTGTCATGTGAGAGCAGGAAAACAAGCTGGGGCTAATTTCAGTTCTTTCAGCTTATGAATGTCTGATTAACAACAATTAGAGCCACAGATAACGGAGCAGAGCCCAGCTGCTGCCGGGCCACAGGCTTCTCTCCGCCCCCCTGTCTGCAGTGGAACAGGAACAGC
This window encodes:
- the kif2a gene encoding kinesin-like protein KIF2A isoform X1 — protein: MASGFGKIVVGTYVEIKRSDGRIHQAMVTSMNEDNESVTVEWIENGDTKGKEIDLESIFALNPDVAPDEEIAPSPETPPPPTPTSVKVSKIAKNRRTIAPTKNETPSKDNRAIPTRTRPLQPQQPDPAPPPPVQQPTQLQSQQQQQNESSLMSRKELGQLSRRKSNCVKEVEKLQEKRERRRLQQQELREKRAQEVDTTIPNYEIMYMIRDFRASLDYRPLTTADVIEEHRICVCVRKRPLNKKELTMKDLDVITIPSKDVVMVHEPKQKVDLTRYLENQTFRFDYAFDDSTSNEMVYRFTARPLVETIFERGMATCFAYGQTGSGKTHTMGGDFSGKNQDCSKGIYALAARDVFQMLKKANYKKLDLQVYATFFEIYSGKVFDLLNRKAKLRVLEDGKQQVQVVGLQEKEVKCTEDVLKLIEVGNSCRTSGQTSANAHSSRSHAVFQIILRRKGKMHGKFSLIDLAGNERGADTSSADRQTRLEGAEINKSLLALKECIRALGRNKPHTPFRASKLTQVLRDSFIGENSRTCMIATISPGMTSCENTLNTLRYANRVKEFGISPSDIPFSQGGQGSRPDHSPTNTFEFDDFAATSPSRVKELTVDPNQVMEGGRPNIHAVNQLDILDEEWLSISPQRDDLKLLCEQNEEEVSPQLFTFHEAVSQLVEMEEQVLEDHRAVFQESIRWLEDEKVLLEMTEEVDYDVESYATQLEQILDQKIDILTELRDKVKSFRSTLQEEEQASKQINPKRPRAL
- the kif2a gene encoding kinesin-like protein KIF2A isoform X2 — protein: MASGFGKIVVGTYVEIKRSDGRIHQAMVTSMNEDNESVTVEWIENGDTKGKEIDLESIFALNPDVAPDEEIAPSPETPPPPTPTSVKVSKIAKNRRTIAPTKNETPSKDNRAIPTRTRPLQPQQPDPAPPPPVQQPTQLQSQQQQQNARRKSNCVKEVEKLQEKRERRRLQQQELREKRAQEVDTTIPNYEIMYMIRDFRASLDYRPLTTADVIEEHRICVCVRKRPLNKKELTMKDLDVITIPSKDVVMVHEPKQKVDLTRYLENQTFRFDYAFDDSTSNEMVYRFTARPLVETIFERGMATCFAYGQTGSGKTHTMGGDFSGKNQDCSKGIYALAARDVFQMLKKANYKKLDLQVYATFFEIYSGKVFDLLNRKAKLRVLEDGKQQVQVVGLQEKEVKCTEDVLKLIEVGNSCRTSGQTSANAHSSRSHAVFQIILRRKGKMHGKFSLIDLAGNERGADTSSADRQTRLEGAEINKSLLALKECIRALGRNKPHTPFRASKLTQVLRDSFIGENSRTCMIATISPGMTSCENTLNTLRYANRVKEFGISPSDIPFSQGGQGSRPDHSPTNTFEFDDFAATSPSRVKELTVDPNQVMEGGRPNIHAVNQLDILDEEWLSISPQRDDLKLLCEQNEEEVSPQLFTFHEAVSQLVEMEEQVLEDHRAVFQESIRWLEDEKVLLEMTEEVDYDVESYATQLEQILDQKIDILTELRDKVKSFRSTLQEEEQASKQINPKRPRAL
- the kif2a gene encoding kinesin-like protein KIF2A isoform X4; translation: MASGFGKIVVGTYVEIKRSDGRIHQAMVTSMNEDNESVTVEWIENGDTKGKEIDLESIFALNPDVAPDEEIAPSPETPPPPTPTSVKVSKIAKNRRTIAPTKNETPSKDNRAIPTRTRPLQPQQPDPAPPPPVQQPTQLQSQQQQQNARRKSNCVKEVEKLQEKRERRRLQQQELREKRAQEVDTTIPNYEIMYMIRDFRASLDYRPLTTADVIEEHRICVCVRKRPLNKKELTMKDLDVITIPSKDVVMVHEPKQKVDLTRYLENQTFRFDYAFDDSTSNEMVYRFTARPLVETIFERGMATCFAYGQTGSGKTHTMGGDFSGKNQDCSKGIYALAARDVFQMLKKANYKKLDLQVYATFFEIYSGKVFDLLNRKAKLRVLEDGKQQVQVVGLQEKEVKCTEDVLKLIEVGNSCRTSGQTSANAHSSRSHAVFQIILRRKGKMHGKFSLIDLAGNERGADTSSADRQTRLEGAEINKSLLALKECIRALGRNKPHTPFRASKLTQVLRDSFIGENSRTCMIATISPGMTSCENTLNTLRYANRVKELTVDPNQVMEGGRPNIHAVNQLDILDEEWLSISPQRDDLKLLCEQNEEEVSPQLFTFHEAVSQLVEMEEQVLEDHRAVFQESIRWLEDEKVLLEMTEEVDYDVESYATQLEQILDQKIDILTELRDKVKSFRSTLQEEEQASKQINPKRPRAL
- the kif2a gene encoding kinesin-like protein KIF2A isoform X3, yielding MASGFGKIVVGTYVEIKRSDGRIHQAMVTSMNEDNESVTVEWIENGDTKGKEIDLESIFALNPDVAPDEEIAPSPETPPPPTPTSVKVSKIAKNRRTIAPTKNETPSKDNRAIPTRTRPLQPQQPDPAPPPPVQQPTQLQSQQQQQNESSLMSRKELGQLSRRKSNCVKEVEKLQEKRERRRLQQQELREKRAQEVDTTIPNYEIMYMIRDFRASLDYRPLTTADVIEEHRICVCVRKRPLNKKELTMKDLDVITIPSKDVVMVHEPKQKVDLTRYLENQTFRFDYAFDDSTSNEMVYRFTARPLVETIFERGMATCFAYGQTGSGKTHTMGGDFSGKNQDCSKGIYALAARDVFQMLKKANYKKLDLQVYATFFEIYSGKVFDLLNRKAKLRVLEDGKQQVQVVGLQEKEVKCTEDVLKLIEVGNSCRTSGQTSANAHSSRSHAVFQIILRRKGKMHGKFSLIDLAGNERGADTSSADRQTRLEGAEINKSLLALKECIRALGRNKPHTPFRASKLTQVLRDSFIGENSRTCMIATISPGMTSCENTLNTLRYANRVKELTVDPNQVMEGGRPNIHAVNQLDILDEEWLSISPQRDDLKLLCEQNEEEVSPQLFTFHEAVSQLVEMEEQVLEDHRAVFQESIRWLEDEKVLLEMTEEVDYDVESYATQLEQILDQKIDILTELRDKVKSFRSTLQEEEQASKQINPKRPRAL